A stretch of DNA from Anopheles ziemanni chromosome 3, idAnoZiCoDA_A2_x.2, whole genome shotgun sequence:
CCAAAATTATTATCACTGTTTTTCAGATAGGAAACAGTTTCTATAACTGATTGCATCAAAGACTTGcacaataatttaaataaataatccaaAATTTGTAAACCTACTTTTGAATCGTCTGAGGTCATTATGATTTTCTGCCGAGACTTGTCTGTTATAACGATGCTGTCccatacaaaaagtaaaaaaaaaaccattgaaaacaaacgaataaaTAGCTGGCCATGTCGAGATCTTCTCGAGccattttttaggttttttccAAGGTGTTGTTTACCGTGTAGGTGTATGCTGTGTGGGGACATCAAAGGGCAAGAGCAGGAACTAGGGCGTTTGTTTTGGGATTCTGTGATACCCCATCTAGTCTAAGAAagctatttatattttgttcatttttgcgGTGATCTATGTATAAATTCCTAAAACCAACGCTAAAATGTTGCATACCATGCAAATAATCATGCAGGGCCtagatttaaaacattttcatacacagttcaaaacattttcagagGATCAGTTTATCTCAAACCACTGAAAAGCATTGTTACATTGTTGTATTGTTTCTTTGGCATGCAATTGAAAGTACACGTTTGAGGTTTGCTATTTCGACcaaactatagtttttattatattctGCAAGGATGCAATGGATGATTTGATAAATCACTGGTCATTTACAGGAACTAGTTGTATATCAcattaacatttaaatttaaaggcTACATAGGAACATCTCGATATTGTAAAAGTTTCGATATGCGAGTTTGGCATAAACGTGACCCAACACTCCTTTTCCAGTTTCAATGGGGAATAAAAGGCCAATTCACTACTCCTCAGTGGGCAAATTAATcctgtttctccttcgctgAGCTTGTTTATCACGGAATCTGAAATTCTCACTTGCAATTACCTTCACCGCAGCACATCTAAGCTTACTAGattggtaagaataaatcttACATTTCCGTTTCTATGGGCGCTCCTATGATTTGTGTATAACACAATATACCATTTCCATAACAGATATTCAATAGAACCGttcaatcgtttaaaataattgattcacagcgtggatacaatttgtgaacagtaacgtctttttcgaatggttgactatatatgtatgtgtacacaatttgcatctatgaaacccaaaacaaaccggcctccaatctgacagggcgataatgaagtttaaggatatcatattcgagtttaatacccttattagacgaggaatgtatctgtcatatttttccagaagtTATCTGCCAAACGAGcttgacagatacattccttcctcaaaatcggaatcaggcatgaccggttccgattttctttcgactggaatttatatgtcaaagtggcgatttgtttactttttgctttgttgtttgcaacggattttgtttgttactctaggatgaacaatacgctaaattcaaacttgaaaatgatcaaatcccggttgacagaaattgacattgttgctggtactatgtagttccagcaagagtcccagcaatctgccatggaaaaacttgctggtactacatgacagttgcaaaaaatttgaatttttgtcaaccgggataactgcaaaacccattttgtggaactttgcgttattacacgagcggacatcatttatatgtcaaacgccctgccagagcctactttgacagtaaaaggatggaaaaatatgacagatacattcctcgtctaataagggtataaagaatcattaatgaaggtgacaaacgcgatgaaggattgcaagatgtcatattcCGGTTTCCAGACGCGATAACGGAGTTTACAAAGGCGTTCAACTTATGCTATCCATCGTAAAAGGCTGTATTTCGATGCTCAACCGGTGGTTTGGATCTttgcaatattgcaatgaaatacgCATAGAAATATTACAATGACTGTcattttggtagaatgaatggtaaaagagtaaatgaggccccggccgccatgttttcgatcgtgggtacacctcttgtggacgtttaaactgaatgtatgcaattggtgatacattaattcgttaaattcaacctacgagtatttgaatcgtagtgtgtaccgttaatttcggctacgcaatcaacctaagggtgcggtatgaggggggcccacgggccccccttatttttcaaaactataacaaactctctttttcagtagacctagcgcagtccgctcgctgcgctcgctgcgggcgcgccgccgtttccaactcatttcttcgactaaactcattgtttcatgctgtccatcatgtgtggtatagtttagttactagtaacttacagtaacttaacatgtaaaagtatattagcccgcattcaacctccactgcgtgattagtttaaaccgttatattcttttaagcgaaccgttagcgatcaaatatttgaaaagtatgcatgcgtcgcgctttgcatagcttcaggcgcttaatgtgaaccagtaggaagaggagaatctagcccgggcctcatttactcttttaccgaatgaattttatttcattaaaaaaaaaattaggtagctcgaaatatcgtccgaaaaacgtcctacgcGCGAAACAAACGTTCTACTTTTCTGTATGGGGATGAACCAAATGTAGGATGTTTTTCGAGCAGTCATTCTACTTCGTCCTATACATCATACAAAACttctcgatgtttgtgtcacgaAGGACGTTTTTttggacgatttgctcgaattCGCCTAGCGGGTTGtattgaaatattgcaataaaataaaatttgacatttctacTTAAATCTAAATGACAGGCATTGCAATGTTGCTATGcgtatttcattgcaatattgcaaAGATCCACAGCAGCAATGAATTATTAagcattgaaatattgcattcactgtcatttttgatagaaatgtcacattttatttcattgcagtgaaatattgcatccgtctatccgcagcttAAAGTTTATAAGCTAACCTTTCAAAGTAGTCTCAGACCTTGATTGTAAATGTCAAAAGCATTACCGACACTTGACACTCAAGCGTCGTGGATTGTGAGTTTGTAGTTTGTTGTGGAAAAGTGAGAAAACCTCTTAATATACGCCGCAATTGTGAAGAAAAGTGATTTGCGTTCGATACGCACTCTTCTAGTGCCATCGTAGACGTAACTGTTTCGGCCAGAAGTGAAAATTTAACCGAGGACAACCGAGGTCCAAAGCAAGCCGGAAACATGGCTGCTATAGAAATACCACTGCGTGACACGGACGAGGTAAACATTAAAGTTTGATCGGCCTTTTTTCGATGGAAATTTCGTCATTATAAATACGAttgctaaaataaaacacaatggTTGATTTTCATGTGTCCACAGGTAATAGAACTCGATCCGGAGCAACTGCCCGAAGGAGAAGAGGTGCTCGGCATCCTCCGACAGGAACGTTCACAGCTGAACACTTGGGTTACCGTAGCGGTAAGGAATTGATATCCGCAGATTGAAATCGATGTGACGGCTCATAAAGTTCCGTGTTTCCTTCTAGCTTGCTTACtacaaacaaagcaaaacggatgatttcatcaaaattcTCGAATCGTCCCGGTTGGACGCCAACATCAACTACCGGGACTTTGAGAAAGACCAGATGCGGGCGTACGACATGCTGGCCGCTTACTACGTGCAGGAGGCCAATCGGGAGAAGCTGAAGGACAAGAAGCGTGAGCTGTTCATGAAGGCGACGTTGTTATACACGACCGCGGACAAGATCATCATGTACGACCAGAACCATCTGCTGGGTCGTGCGTACTTTTGTCTGCTGGAGGGCGACAAGATGGACCAGGCGGACGCTCAGTTCAACTTCGTGCTCAACCAGTCTCCCTCGAACATACCGTCGCTACTTGGCAAGGCGTGCATTGCGTTCAACAAGAAGGACTACCGGGGTGCCCTGGCGTTCTACAAGAAGGCATTGCGCACCAACCCGAACTGTCCGGCGGCGGTACGCCTTGGCATGGGACATTGCTTTCTGAAGCTGAACAATCAGGAGAAAGCGAAGCTGGCGTTCCAGCGGGCGCTCGATTTGGAGCCGCAGTGTGTTGGTGCGCTGGTAGGGTTGGCCATCCTGAAGCTAAACCTTCACGAGCCAGAATCCAATCGATTGGGTGTGCAGATGCTGTCAAAGGCGTACACGATCGATTCGACGAACCCGATGGTGCTGAATCACTTGGCGAACCATTTTTTCTTCAAGAAGGACTACCAAAAGGTTCAACATCTGGCGCTGCATGCGTTCCACAATACGGAGAATGAAGCGATGCGGGCGGAAAGCTGTTACCAGCTTGCCCGAGCGTTCCATGTTCAGCGAGACTACGATCAGGCGTTTCAGTACTATTACCAGTCGACGCAGTTCGCGCCGGTTAATTTTGTGCTGCCACATTTTGGCCTAGGACAGATGTACATCTATCGTGGTGATTCGGAAAACGTAAGGACCGCGTTTGTCGTGTGGCGTCTTTGGGATGAATGTTTAATTGCCTTACTTTCGGTTTCAGGCTGCACAATGTTTcgagaaggtgctgaaagcgCAACCGGGCAACTACGAGACGATGAAGATCCTTGGCTCGCTGTACGCCACGTCGTCCTCACAGTCGAAGCGTGATATCGCAAAGAATCACCTCAAGAAGGTCACGGAGCAGTTCCCAGATGATGTCGAGGCGTGGATCGAGTTGGCGCAAATTCTCGAACAAAACGACCTGGCGGGATCGCTGCAAGCGTACGGTACGGCCACCAGCATCCTAACGGAGAAGGTGAACGCCGACATACCGCCGGAGATACTGAACAATGTGGCCGCCTTGCACTATCGTCTAGGAAATCTGGACGAGGCGATGTCGAAGCTGGAGCAGGCGATCGAACGGGCCAAAATCGAGGCCCAGCATGACGCCCAGTACTACGATTCGATTTCCGTCTCGATGACGTACAATTTGGCCCGCCTGTACGAAGCGATGGCCGTGTTCGATAAGGCCGACAAGCTGTACAAGGACATCCTGAAGGAGCACCCGAACTACATCGACTGCTACCTGCGGCTCGGTTGTATGGCTCGGGACAAGGGGTTGATTTTTGTCGCGTCCGATTTCTTCAAGGACGCACTGAAGATTAACATGGAAAACCCGGACACCCGGTCGCTGCTGGGTAACCTCCATCTCGCCAAGATGCAGTGGACGCTGGGGCAGAAGAATTTCGAGACGATTCTCAAGAATCCTGCCACCTCGAGCGACGCGTACTCCCTGATTGCGCTCGGTAACTTTTGGCTGCAGAGTCTCCACCAGCCGAACCGGGACaaggagaaggagaaaaagcaCCAGGAGAAGGCACTCGCCATCTACAAGCAGGTGCTGCGGAATGACCCGAAAAACATCTGGGCCGCGAACGGCATCGGTGCGGTGTTGGCGCACAAGGGCTGCATTATTGAGGCGCGCGATATTTTTGCGCAGGTCCGTGAAGCGACGGCTGACTTTTGCGACGTGTGGATCAACATTGCGCACATCTACGTCGAGCAGAAGCAGTACATTAGCGCGATACAGATGTACGAGAATTGCCTGAAGAAATTCTACCGCCACAACAACGTCGAGGTGATGCAGTATCTGGCCCGGGCATACTTCCGCGCGGGCAAACTGAAGGAGGCGAAGATGACACTGCTGAAGGCACGTCGCGTTGCACCCCAGGATACGGTGCTGCTGTTCAACATTGCGCTCGTGCTCCAGCGCCTCGCCACGTTTGTGCTGAGGGACGAAAAATCGGTCCTGAGCGTGGTGTTGCAGGCCGTGCACGAGCTGGGACTGGCTCACAAGTACTTCACCTACCTGTCGGCGCACGGTGATAAGACCCGATACAACATAACGCTGGCGGAAACGGAAGCGAACCAGTGCCAGGATCTGCTGCAGCAGGCACAGTACCACGTGTCGCGCGCACGCAAGATCGACGAAGAGGAACGGTCGCTGCGGCAGAAGCAGGAGCTGGAGCGGGAGGAATTCAAGCGCCGGCAGGCGGACGAACGGCGTCGGATGGAGGAGATGCGCCGGAAGGCGCACGAAGAGATGCTGCTCAAGCGCCAGGAATACAAGGAGAAAACGAAGAGCGCACTGTTCTTCGCCGAACCGACGCCCGAGCCGAAGAAGAAGGGTGGTCGCGGTCGGAAGGACTACATTTCCGATTCGGACGCCAGTGGCGGGGGTGAACGGGGCGAAGGTGGCAGTGGCGGAGAGGAGGCCCCGAGGGAACGTAAGTCGAAGGGCGAGAAGAAGTCGCGCAAGTCGACCGGTAGTCgtaagaagaaggaaaagagccGTAGGGGCAGCGGGGGTGACTCGGACAGCGAGGACGACGATGGCGGTGAGCAGTCGCGTAAGCGCAAGAAGAAAGGAGCAGGTGGTTCTGGGCAGAgcaagaagaagcagaaggcTTCGGAGGAGGGTCTGTCGCAGAAGCAGAAGAGTCGCATCGTTTCGAAGGCTACCGTTTCGACGAGCGAGTCCGATAGTGACCACAGCCGTCTGAAGATTGCGAGTGGCGACGAATCGGGTGGAGAGTCGGAATCGGGTGCACCGGCATCCAAGCGCAAGCGCCGTATCGCGTCGGACGATGACGATTCGAGCGGGGGTTCGGCTCGTGGATCACGGTCGCGTTCGCGATCGGTGCGCTCCGGATCGGGCTCGCGGTCCCGCTCGAGGTCACGATCGGGCTCGGGAAGCCGTGGTCGAAGCCGCAGCGGCAGTGCCAAGAGCGGTTCTCGCAGCCGCAGCCGTTCTCGAAGCCGATCGGGCAGTCGTGGAGGCAGAGGATCGAGGAGTCGCTCGAAATCGGGTAGCCGTAGCCGAAGCCGCAGTGCGGGAAGCCGTCGAAGTGGCAGTCGACGTGCAAGCGGAAGTCGTAGTCGAAGCCGCAGTGGAAGCCGCGGGAGCCGAGCTAGTCGGTCTCGCTCACGATCTGGCTCCggtcgatcgcgatcgcgctcCGGATCGGGTAGCCGGCAAGCGTCACCGATTTCTCGCAAGTCCGTTTCCGGGTCCGAGTCGGAGTAGGCTGGCCCAGACGGGTAGGCTGCTATGCTTCGTTATCTAGGGTACTATTCATACGTTTGCAACGTTTATTGAAAAACGTTTTACCTTAACCGAAACGCTGCTAAACTTGAATAGTTTTTCAAACGTGTAAACATAATTTTCATCTTTCATATTTTCTGTCTTATGTGActggataaaaacaaaaataaaattaaataaagtaCTATTGACGGTTActcatttttttcgtttaattgtattttattaaaaaaaatatattatatatgtatatatgtgTATGTATAATTCCTTCTTTTTTCAGTTGTTTATGACGTTTGTCTAATCTTTCGCATTCGCAAGATCGGATGAAACATTGTACAACAACGCTTTTCCCAATAAGTTCAACACATAAACATTCTATATTCCCGTGTTACGAACGGCGATCGTCTTTCCTTCGCATCTCTACGAAGAAAATAACATGCTTAACATTCTTCAGTACACCACATAGGAAACATTCTGGTTTTCCAcgcgctctctttctctctctctctctatattATGTACATTAACTTTTTCATCCAATTTACAAAATATATCGCACATTATACATTACAGATCCTGTTCGATTTCAGTTtcgagctttttttttgttcgggtTGTACACTTTCATAAACTCTAGAAGGAAATCCTTGTCAACGGTGCGTAATCCCACAATAATATATGGATacgtatatatatatttatttatatttttatataactatttaaaattgttttatcgTTCTTTATCTTTTGTTCTTCTCATCGTTTTAAGTGGGTTGAATACATAGTGTGTCTAGTTGCTTATGTTCTCTTTTCTACATTTCACTCCTATTTAAAACATCACTCCTGTGGTTTTTCGTTCAGTTTCGGTAAGAtttgtttcatgtttgaaGACGAAACACCATATTTTCGCTGCACTGAATTAATTGCCATTGTTATTTCGTCTGTTAACTAATACCTGCCACGGTTGAAATTAATCCGATGCGAATTCGTTAAGTAAAGCTTAAACCTAGCAAGCCTTGCTTGCTGCTCTTTTTATGTCTATTCGATTCTCGGTGATAATAAGTAATCAGGCGTTACATAAGAATCTAATACGAAAAATATGCATGTGAGAAACAGAATATAAGAGAGCATTCGATTTCG
This window harbors:
- the LOC131289386 gene encoding RNA polymerase-associated protein CTR9 homolog, which encodes MAAIEIPLRDTDEVIELDPEQLPEGEEVLGILRQERSQLNTWVTVALAYYKQSKTDDFIKILESSRLDANINYRDFEKDQMRAYDMLAAYYVQEANREKLKDKKRELFMKATLLYTTADKIIMYDQNHLLGRAYFCLLEGDKMDQADAQFNFVLNQSPSNIPSLLGKACIAFNKKDYRGALAFYKKALRTNPNCPAAVRLGMGHCFLKLNNQEKAKLAFQRALDLEPQCVGALVGLAILKLNLHEPESNRLGVQMLSKAYTIDSTNPMVLNHLANHFFFKKDYQKVQHLALHAFHNTENEAMRAESCYQLARAFHVQRDYDQAFQYYYQSTQFAPVNFVLPHFGLGQMYIYRGDSENAAQCFEKVLKAQPGNYETMKILGSLYATSSSQSKRDIAKNHLKKVTEQFPDDVEAWIELAQILEQNDLAGSLQAYGTATSILTEKVNADIPPEILNNVAALHYRLGNLDEAMSKLEQAIERAKIEAQHDAQYYDSISVSMTYNLARLYEAMAVFDKADKLYKDILKEHPNYIDCYLRLGCMARDKGLIFVASDFFKDALKINMENPDTRSLLGNLHLAKMQWTLGQKNFETILKNPATSSDAYSLIALGNFWLQSLHQPNRDKEKEKKHQEKALAIYKQVLRNDPKNIWAANGIGAVLAHKGCIIEARDIFAQVREATADFCDVWINIAHIYVEQKQYISAIQMYENCLKKFYRHNNVEVMQYLARAYFRAGKLKEAKMTLLKARRVAPQDTVLLFNIALVLQRLATFVLRDEKSVLSVVLQAVHELGLAHKYFTYLSAHGDKTRYNITLAETEANQCQDLLQQAQYHVSRARKIDEEERSLRQKQELEREEFKRRQADERRRMEEMRRKAHEEMLLKRQEYKEKTKSALFFAEPTPEPKKKGGRGRKDYISDSDASGGGERGEGGSGGEEAPRERKSKGEKKSRKSTGSRKKKEKSRRGSGGDSDSEDDDGGEQSRKRKKKGAGGSGQSKKKQKASEEGLSQKQKSRIVSKATVSTSESDSDHSRLKIASGDESGGESESGAPASKRKRRIASDDDDSSGGSARGSRSRSRSVRSGSGSRSRSRSRSGSGSRGRSRSGSAKSGSRSRSRSRSRSGSRGGRGSRSRSKSGSRSRSRSAGSRRSGSRRASGSRSRSRSGSRGSRASRSRSRSGSGRSRSRSGSGSRQASPISRKSVSGSESE